The nucleotide sequence TTAATGTGAATATGATGTACTGTTGTTGATTAttcaagctttaaaaaaaaaataatacaactaGTCGGCGAAAAGCTAAAACCTTCTTGCAATCGCTCACTAAAAACAAAATCAGTAAATTCTATCAAACGTGTTTCTTGCTTTTCCTGTTTGGTGGGAACTGCTCTAAATTGTATCCAATTTGTTgaagacaatgtgaaaataaaatttaatcaacaatttgtgatcaattttgattgaatccTTCTTTCATGTGCATGTGAATTTTCAATGCTAGGTAAATTCAAAGATGCATATGGAATTGAAAAGCCAAATTGATCTCAActgtagagaatttttttcatttcttttctccTCAATTGTTCGTACGTTAGActtgagaaggaaaaaaatatcccaaaatagAGCAtttaattcccttttttttggcaacttcgacagctcacaagaaaaaattttcgaatcgtAACCAAATAGGAATAAAACTGGGTCAAATGTGGAGAATTTATGGGATTTAGGTTGAAATAAAAAcgtatacttatacttacttaatatttATACTTACGTTActcagttggtttttatttaattaattgtaattattgtgagaatttcaatattctgttttttaaaatttctaaacaaagttttttcaaactccAAAACTCTTGCcacatttgaactttttttttctaattttgccaTGATACGAACATTTTCCTTCGTGAGATgtagaaattgccaaaagaagGGGATGACtgcgtttcaatttttcttctgttggCATCAGAAAAATTTATACGGGGATCAGAAAAACTTcagataatgaaattttgtagcaaatttcaaccatcttgttttttttttgtttcagtctGTATCTGAAAATTTGGCTTTGAAAATCAGCGTAGGTAGTCGTTTTAAGGAAATTGAGGAATTCTTTATTTCCTAAGCGAGTGATGAGTTGAATTgggttttgtttttctttttttcaaatgatacaAGCCTATTTTTCTACCTCACTTCTCacatgataatttttcagaaatgcatTCCTTGGAATTACTCTGGGACAATGAAGAGCTTTCTGAATATACTTGACTATCTTAATTTTATGactatgtagaaaaaaatctgtaacagCACAGATCATTATGCAACTTTGATCAAACTCTAAGCATACTTGAAACCAACTCTTGTCCTGAAATTTTGAGCAGTACGTTGGCGATGGATTTCGTTTGTATTTACAATCGTCTCTAGAGAACAGCATGCAACTTTCCGTTGATTTGTCAGTAGGTGAgttaatttacttactttattAGCTTTGGGTTCCATAAATAAATTGATCGATGGAAAATTCTGTTTATGTACTTAGTGGGATTGCACATGCTGTGAAATGGCCAACTGGAAATGCTGTGAATCATGAATTCAGGCAGGGGGAAAATAACTTACCTTATTACAGTTCAGTTTGATCTCCCATAGGTAGTTCAAAAAAGATGTGGATACTATCGTTGTGAGATtggaccatttttctcaaaacacattgGATAGAAGCTAGAGCAAAGAAACCATGCTTTTCCTCTCGAAAATGTCCTCTCTTTAAGTCCCCACAAAGGGCACCTctggagatgaaaatttttctgctacGGGCAACTCGGAATAAGAATTCCGCCTTTTTTCAATAtcctacaattttttgtttcattgaaTTTGCGGATTACAATTCAAACTGCATTCGTCGAAAgttgaagctttgaaaaatgaaaaaccaaagcGACTAgtgagcaaaaagcaaaaaccctctcGCAATCTAGTTTCTTGTGCAATTTTATGTACTAATACAACGAGACGCTAAGACGATTAATTGTTGATGTTGATTATTGAagctttaaaaaacaaacaatgcAATTAGTCAGTAAAAAGTTCTAAAACTCACTTGAAATcgtgttaaatttcatttcaaacgaATTAGTAGAACAATTAAGTTTAGGAATTTCAGTgtaaatctcgatttttttttgcttcatcgacgaaaaaatagaaatatccGAATCGTAGGGAAAACAAAAGTTGGAACTTCGAACGTTTGAAgacgtaaaaaaaacaacaaaaaacaaaaaggaaaaactcTCTTGCAGTCAGCAATCAATGTTCACAGTTGATTTTTGTTCTTGCATGTGTTGTAGCCTGTAGGTACGATTGTACATGATGTGAAATCTAACTCGAGCTTAttcttttacattttgaaaatattgtgcAATCAAGTAGGgtgctttttattcaatttcaaatgaataTCGAGGAATTGATgtcttttggaaaaatatcaagaatCCGTCGTCATTGCGTAAGTCTTCAGAAACATTTAATTCTGTGTTAATTTGCAAtaagtgttgaaatttttccaagtccagagCCTTTTACTTAGTAGAAAGAAAATGCATGGGATTATAAAATCTCTGTATTCACGGAATAGGAGGAAGAATTAATATATGAGACGAGGTCATGAGGTTATGGGTTTCAGTCCCTCAGCCCCCCactctgtttgaaaaaaaaatgatatataGATCGAATTATGATTATGTGTTTGGATATAAATTGATCCAATTTGTTAGAGACGTTGCGATAATGGAATTTGATGAAGTACTTATAtgtaatcaattttgatttattctttttttcatgaGTACCTATGTGCGGATGTTCAAGGCAAAATTTAAATATGCGGATGAAATTGAaagtcaaattgatgaaaatctgtCTCTATACGCTGAATTAGGTCGGGACGTCGATGAGCTGGAATTATTTCTCTGTAGGTACGATTGCACATGCTGTGAAATGGCCTACTCGAAATGCTGTGAATCGTGAATTTAGAAAGGGGAAAGATAACTTACCTTATTACTGCTTAATTTGATCTTCTACATGACATGAAAAAAGAAACTTAATAACTATCGTTGTGAAATTGGACCATTTCTTTCAAAACACATTGGACCTTTGAGGCTCCATACGAGTATCTTCCCATCAGGGTCACCTCTGGAAGTGACAATTTTTCCGCGACTGGCGCGGAAACTCGAAataaacgtttcattttttgtcaaaattcggtgatttttttggtttattaatTTGCGGAATACTATTGAAATTGCATTCTCGAAAgttgaagctttgaaaaaaacaagcaaaagcAATTATtgagcaaaaaagcaaaaaccgtATTGCAATCGGTTTACTTGTGCAATTTCAATACCAAAAACTTTGGTTTTATAGGTCTATCCAACGCttgctcatttttttacattttgaaaatgtgcaattaggttacctatgtactttttaTTCAGTTTCAAATGAATAGGTAATGCAGTATTGAtgccttttggaaaaatatcgagACATATCGATATTAATGAAGTATCGAAAagtcaagttgatgaaaatttgggtGTAAAATCTCATCTGTAGAgacctttttccattttcttttcttctcaGCTGTTGCATTTGATTCCTTTTTTTGGGCAGCTGATTTTTCAGTGTACCTACACattcatttacttacttacctctaattttccaaaattacaggTTCAATCATTGATTAAGTAGTTTGATCGAGAACATTTAAAGAATTCCGTATTCTTGCGATAGTTTTATCTGGACCATTTCGATTATTTTGGTCTAATTGTTTCGAGGAGGTTGAGAAAAAGGTCTCCATTTCCAATCGAGTGATGActtaagttcaattttttttctgcaacaaCATCAGCCAACTTTTTAGTATAAATTCTTGTGCAtggatttttctaatttgtatGCTGAATTTGCTGAAGGCGCTGATGGGCtagaattttttctctcatgtACGGTTGCGCATACTGTGAAATGGCCGACTCGAAATGCTGTGAATTATGAATTctggaaaaaggaaaaataacttACCATACTGCAGCTCAATTTGATCTGAAATTACTATCTGTatctttgatgaaaatttgggtcatttttttcgaaacacatTGGATAGGAGTTAGAgcgaagaaatcattttttttttctggaaaatatcCACGTTTTGAGGCCACATATCTTCCCATCACGGGCACCTCtggaggtgaaaatttttccgcgACTGGCAACTCGGAATGTAAATTCcaccttttgtcaaaatcctgTGATGTTTTGTTTCTTTGAATTTGCGGATTACAATTCAAACTGCATTCGTCGAAAgttaaagctttgaaaaagtaaaaaataaacagaAGCAACTgtgagcaaaaagcaaaaactctctttCAATCGGTTTACTTGTGCagttttatgtagaataactttCTTCACCGTTTGTATTGTTTTCATGTGAATATGATTTATTGTTGCTGTTGGCTGTTGaagcttggaaaaaaaaacaatgcaactAGTCAGCGAAAAGCTGACTGAAACCTTTTTGCAATCGCTCACTGAAAGCAAAATTAGTATAAATGTGTGAGATATTCGTCATATTAAGTTTTGGTGGAAAACTGCTCTAAATTGGATCCAATTTCTGTTTGAAGACATTGTGAAGTGAAATACAGCatttaattcctttttttttttggctactaAACTTCGGCAGctcacaagaaaaaattttcgaatcgtGACCAAATAGGAATAAAACTGGGTCAAATGTAGAGAATTTATGGGATTtcggttaaaataaaaacttatacttacttacgtagtttttgtttttataagaTTTATAACATTTGCGTTATATGAATTTTcccttgtttaaaaatttctaaacaaaattttttcaaaatccaaaattttcgcgccatctgaattttttttccaattttgacgTGGTACGTATGAACATTATTCTTTGTGAGATGTAGAAATTCTCAACAGAAAGAAATGACTGtggttcaatttttcctttgtggatattggaaaaatttagaagtgaatcagaaaaatgttcagttgtgttggcaaaattggaatcgtaaccgtaacgaactatgttcggtaacttttaagtttttattttttattaaaaatgaatttcagtttcgcgatatatatattgttggttacatataaaatggttttttgttcttttcgtaaaatcgcgtaaactgttggctgttaaattatcgttgttttttcgtttgttttcgttagttactaagttagttcgcgttaatattattcttgtcgtcgtaaagtaaagtcatcgagctttttgctcagtctcatttgtctggtttattgatcgttaggtcaatgaccgttaacaataaatatttatttattttttgttgaagtttgttttcgttttgtcgaatgttaggcaagtttaatattgttgtgagtcagatttatcgattttgatcgatttatcgttcaTGGTAGCGTGAGCGTAGTTGGTGAAACGCTCTGTAGTTCGACGACGTTTTGGTATCCTGTGTGGATTGGTTCGTCCGAGTATCCGGCTTGTGTAGCTGTTTGTTTTTGGTTCGTggtgttcgacgaagtaaatgtcgacagtcctgtcctatttgcggtcaggaaaatcggtcaacgtagacgacgacgacgagtgtaAACGTAAATCCAGTACGACCTTTGCTGGTTTCCCTGTAaacgaaaatttgaacgaaagtAAAACGAAGTCGTCGAAGGGTAAAAGTACTTCGAAAAGTAACGTATCTGATTCCAGTGGCGACGCTAACGTAGCTGGTACGAGTAGTTCTGGTTCTGGTGAACAAGTTGGTCCAACCGATTCtgcttctcctcctcctccgtctaatccgtcatccggtcctccacctcctccacctcctggtccatccgacgatCCGAGCGACGTTAGTGATagtagcgacgacgacgacgagtccgacgaaGCAGCTGTAGAATCTGATTCGAGTAGTTCGTCTGGTAgtatgttcggtgccggtgataGTCGCgtaatggagtcgatggtctttcgcggtacgggctttgtgtcctggaaaagaaaaataaaggtcATTTTGGCGGCCAAAGGACTTCAAACCGCGATTCTCGAAGTAAATATGTTATCggcgcgtaaaaaagcgaaagctctagaaattttaattaggcacgtagctgagaacgttttccgactggtcaaggagacagaggatccgtacgtattctggacggagctcaactccttgtaccaggcggaaaaccaagcagcaattatcgactgtcgaacttgtatttcgaagattgtcatcgatatgtacaaaggtccgaaagagttcttggaggcattttatacgctcgtcaacgatatggagagtttggACGTGAAATTGACCCCTTCGGAGGTCTACACGTATCTGATCAATGCGTTAGGCAATTCGCCTAAGTAcgagtcagtgcgtatgactgctcgaggactagttcacgtcacagctggagaTCCAAATCCAAAGTTAATTTCATCattgcttttgagtttggaagatgcctcgaagaactcctcgacttcgaagagttcgacaagtaccggttcagcgatggccgcatccgatcaatccggtaataataataataaacgtaatcgtaatcgtaataaatcGCGTAGTAGTAATTCGAACTCGTCCagtaattcgtcgaacggtaacggtgatcgtagtggtaataatggcttcgtacaagccaaagatcgtacctgctataagtgtcataaacggggccacatggccaagtcttgtcgatccgccggagggaattatagaaacgataccaaccctcggggaagtatcgtttgctatcgatGCAATCTAACCGGGCATATAGGTCGTAATTGTCCGcagaacggtgattcgtcgcgtaataacggtggtaacggttcgtcgagtggtacgtcgggtacgtctggtccgtcaggttcgtccggttcgtcagggCCTCGGCCTTCGCTAGCTTTAGGTCTTTCTACGccgttttctgaaaaaaagaaaaatcttttGTTAGATGATCGTCGTAGGAGTGAAatcgtagatgaattcgtgAAAGATAGGTTCGGTCGTAGTAGTTTCGGTGACAGTGTCGCGATATCCAATTTCGGTAATTCGCGTAACGTGAATATCGGGTCGAActattttttaggtgactcgactgctttgaatctcggtgaagaaaatgcatacgtcgagacaaacgacgacgacggcgtcgattttatcacgtttgtcgtcgatagtggtgcgacgtcgcattttctgaaacatcgtGGAGTCTTGcacgatgagaggaaaataaacgaaagtttacagtccgctcattgtgaagtctctttgatcaaagaaggagtaggtcgattgagagttctagccgatgacggaaacgtctattggttgaacgaggtatactacgtacctagtctttcttttagtcttctgtccgtgtcgaaaatcgtagcgaatggttatcgtttcttcttcgatgaagatcctcgtttggtcgatcctgcgggaaatttagtgtcaaaattagtacttaatgataatggattgtatacgattcaatttatgataaatatacctcctatgttgtactcatgttccaattattcatctgcgttggTTTCTAGTGATGTTAGCGACtcgaaaaatgtaggtaatggttcgacgacgataggtaataCTTCTAGTAGTGTAAACTCGaacgtttcaagtgtaggtataggaaataccagtacatgcagtgacagtgatgtaaatctgaaaaataaaaagaaagtaaataggttaaaaggtgaaggtgacatctggcatcgtaggttggctcatacgagcaagacggtactagataagattcctgagttacgtggatgtgattgcccaccttTTAATCAatgtcaaatttgctgtaaagcaaaacaaaagaaacatacctacgattcaagtaggtataggtatccaaatccgctcgatctcgttcatattgacgtaatgggtcctattacagagggactagaaggcgagcgatatttgattggcttcgtagatgactgtacgagatggggagtaacgttcggaatgagaagtaaagccgaagtaggtacctacctaaaaaaatttgtaaatattagtgaaacgttatggaGTACGAAAGTGAAGCGTATCAGGTGCGATAACGCTAGTGAAtttatcggaggtacctttaaagagttTGTCGACGAAAAAGGCATATctatgcagaacagtgagccgtatgagaagcagcataatggcaccgtcgagcgttttttccgaaccatccaagaaaaaatgcgagctctgTTATACGAAGGcggtttaacgaataaattctggctttacgctgcatacacggcaaactacgtgtacaatcgtttaccgcattctgccttgaacgatctgtcaccgtacgagctgtggaatcgccgaaagccggatttatcgagagtgagattgtttggaagcgttgcacgagttttagtaccgcctgaaaagagaaagaaaaccgatGAGAAGTCGATAGATATGGTATTGTTaggttttacagagacaggttatgtattgtacgatgttttacgaaataaatttacgaattcgagttgcgtagaagtagacgaaacgcgtaagatacacgatgttattaacgatcatttgttaaaaacatcggTATCAGTGAGTGTAAGCGATGTGAATATCGTACCTACGGTTACACCAGTAAGTAACGTTGATTCAGCTCCTGGTTGCTCCAATTGGATAAACCCAGATGAGCTGACtgaagccgaacgtagcggtgataATTTAGTAGATCGTAGTTTAATCGATACATCATCTTCGGATGAACGTAGCGACGATTTTGCTTGCTTTGCACTCgctggggtcgatgaccttacgtatgaagaagcgttaaacggtcctgagtcgaaattttggcgtgtagcgatagatgaagagttaaaggcgatggagatcaaagacgtttggtattcagcatctgaaaaaagcgtaaataaagagaattattcgaaagtagatagtaagtgggttctaaaaaaaaaaatcaactcgaatggtggggtgaaatttaaggctagattggtgttgcgtggtttcaaagacaaccatttttatgagttggatgaaatatacgctccaacacctaatcaaccgataatacgctcgatgctcaatctagctatggtcaacaagtggcagttgagacagctagatgtgagtactgcatttctcaatggagatataaaccgaagtattatgttcaacccaccgaaagggactaacgaagaaaaaggtgtcgtatatattctcaaacgttcgttatatgggttaaaaacgagtcccaagtcatggaacgcaaaattgaatgagtatttactttcgctcggtttcgtaaGGAGCAAAGTTGATCCGTGTGTCTACTTCGATGCCGAAAATCCTCTACGTTGCGTGTTTGTCGTTTACgtagacgattttctaattacaggttgcgatgatcgtctaattgagtggttggtcaagcgattgaatgagcgttttggaatcagagacctggaacaatgcaagaagttcattggaatggaaatcaatcgtagtaaagaaaagttagaaatacatcaaaattcatatatcgagcagttagttaatgattacggtttatctaattcgaatagtatctcaactccaatcgaaccgGGCTTGAAGATTAccaatctcaagctcgataaaagttatgaaaccaaagtgcgtggtctcttaggaagtttaagttacatagcaaggggaacacgtcccgatatcgcttttgctgtaaactttctaagcagataccagcacttggcaaacaaggagctattcgaatatagtaagcgtattctcaggtatttacgtagtacgttgaacgtgaaacttacctacgtaatacctgaagTCGTTGATAAATACTCTGTTAGAGTAtacgtagattcggacttcgctggtgattgtttagacagaaaatcaacgtctggaatttttgtattgcaCTATGGCAACgtaattgactgggtagtcaagaaacaaaattgtgtaagtctttcgtcgtgtgaagcGGAGTATGTTGCTTTAAGTTCATCTGGTAAGGAAGTTTTGGCTTggcgaaatttatttcttgaattggAAGTTCGTATTGACACCGTACCGGTGTACTGCGATTCTAACGCAGCGATTGCTGTAGCGAACACGGTCGAATcaaaacgtaccagacatatagatgtctgttaccatcatatacgcgatttagtcACGAAACAGATTATatacttgcaaaagatatcttcggcagatcaacttgccgatattttaaccaaagccacgacacgtaccgtattcgatagactctgtgagtcattgtttaatgcttaaattaagttttcgagttgttttttatgtaatttaagtataatttaactgaaattttgctgtaaaaatattttgttttaaagtGTTTACTAACACCGGtattgataagaagcaacaagttttacgtttatttaagtggtacgcgtgttagggaaaatatttttatggtggggtgttggcaaaattggaatcgtaaccgtaacgaactatgttcggtaacttttaagtttttattttttattaaaaatgaatttcagtttcgcgatatatatattgttggttacgtataaaatggttttttgttcttttcgtaaaatcgcgtaaactgttggctgttaaattatcgttgttttttcgtttgttttcgttagttactaagttagttcgcgttaatattattcttgtcgtcgtaaagtaaagtcatcgagctttttgctcagtctcatttgtctggtttattgatcgttaggtcaatgaccgttaacaataaatatttatttattttttgttgaagtttgttttcgttttgtcgaatgttaggcaagtttaatattgttgtgagtcagatttatcgattttgatcgatttatcgttcaagttgatgaaatttgcaGCAAATTTCTACCACTTTGGTTTTTTGTATCCGTCATGCATCTTAAAATTTGGCTTTGAAAATCAGCGTAGTCGTTTTAAGGGAATTGATGGAATTCTTTCTTTCCTAAGCGAGTGATGAGTTAATTtgggttttgtttttatttttttcaaatgatacaAGCCTATTTTTCTGCCTCACTCCTCGCatgataattttccaaatccatCCCTTATTACTCTGGGACGTTGAAGAGCATCCtgaatatacttacctattttaatttgatGAGTACCTATGTTGCAAAAAACCTGTAACAGCACAGATCATTATGCatgcaattttgatcaaaatctaaGCATACTTGAAACCAACTCTTGTCCAGAAATTTTGAGTAGAACGTTGTCAATAGATTTCGTTTGTATTTACAATCATTTCTAGAGAACTGTGTGCAAACTTTCCGccgatttttcagaaaatagttgagttaatttacttacttaagtTGTGGGTtccgtaaaaaaaattccagctcaTGAATCATGGAagttgaaacacgatgatggtgacaaaatGTCCGGCTAGAAGCCAGGGgtgacattttgagtttgatcaaaatcggttcaaaggttcctgagaaatgaatttttgaatgagtttttgTGCCAGTTCACCCAATGCGGATTTTTATCATGCCTaaagtttcatcaaaactgGTGCAGTCGTTTTCTACGTaatgataattattatttatcgattttttttctttaaattttgtcgctcgataaactcgAAAGCTTCGAACTTTGGTGAAATGTCAGTCTAATGGCCTAgctgtgaaatttcaagtttcatctaAATCGGTTCAATCGTTCctgagaaattgatttttaaaaaattcaatgtttaaTGAATTTGTGTACCAATTCATTACTCAAGTAGGTATTCGTACGTGAAAAATTCGGACGAGGTGAATTTgcacttaaaattttatttctcagcaacggtcgaatcgattttgatcaaattggaaatttcacaACTACGCTTTTTGCCAGacatttcgccatcatcatcaagttccaaaagttcaaagctttcacgtttatcgagcgacaaaattgtttttcaacatttttcaaaactcattacctagaaaatgactgaatcgatttcgattgaacttgaaatctcactaggcctgcacgattcctacaaagtacCAATACGGTcctgaatttt is from Planococcus citri chromosome 1, ihPlaCitr1.1, whole genome shotgun sequence and encodes:
- the LOC135847249 gene encoding uncharacterized protein DDB_G0283357-like, which translates into the protein MSTVLSYLRSGKSVNVDDDDECKRKSSTTFAGFPVNENLNESKTKSSKGKSTSKSNVSDSSGDANVAGTSSSGSGEQVGPTDSASPPPPSNPSSGPPPPPPPGPSDDPSDVSDSSDDDDESDEAAVESDSSSSSGSMFGAGDSRVMESMVFRGPKEFLEAFYTLVNDMESLDVKLTPSEVYTYLINALGNSPKYESVRMTARGLVHVTAGDPNPKLISSLLLSLEDASKNSSTSKSSTSTGSAMAASDQSGNNNNKRNRNRNKSRSSNSNSSSNSSNGNGDRSGNNGFVQAKDRRNCPQNGDSSRNNGGNGSSSGTSGTSGPSGSSGSSGPRPSLALGLSTPFSEKKKNLLLDDRRRSEIVDEFVKDRFGRSSFGDSVAISNFGDSTALNLGEENAYVETNDDDGVDFITFVVDSGATSHFLKHRGVLHDERKINESLQSAHCEVSLIKEGVEVDETRKIHDVINDHLLKTSVSVSVSDVNIVPTVTPVSNVDSAPGCSNWINPDELTEAERSGDNLVDRSLIDTSSSDEPIAVANTVESKRTRHIDVCYHHIRDLVTKQIIYLQKISSADQLADILTKATTLFTNTGIDKKQQVLRLFKWYAC